Proteins from a genomic interval of Rhodococcus rhodochrous:
- a CDS encoding helix-turn-helix domain-containing protein gives MVRLPLTPEQLAAGKRLGGRLREARGSRTLTEVARAADISPETLRKIETGRLATPAFATIAALARVLPVSLDDLAELTLSCTDLQRTG, from the coding sequence ATGGTGCGACTCCCCCTGACCCCGGAACAGCTGGCCGCCGGCAAACGCCTGGGCGGGCGGCTGCGCGAAGCCCGAGGCAGCAGGACGCTCACCGAGGTGGCCCGGGCCGCCGACATCTCACCGGAGACCCTTCGGAAGATCGAGACCGGACGACTGGCGACGCCGGCCTTCGCGACGATCGCCGCCCTCGCACGGGTGCTGCCCGTCTCCCTGGACGATCTCGCCGAACTGACCCTTTCCTGCACCGACCTGCAGCGCACCGGTTAG
- the map gene encoding type I methionyl aminopeptidase — MLELKTPGEIAAMDVTGTFIAELLDDLTGRARPGVNLLDLEQRARDMIEERGAVSCYWDYAPSFGSGPFRNVICLSVNDAVLHGLPHDYVLRDGDLLSMDIAVSIDGWVADSARSIIVGAERPEDRRLVEATEVALAAGIAAALPGNRLGDISAAIGAVAAEYGYPVNTEFGGHGLGRTMHEDPHVANAGRKGRGLVLRPGLTLALEPWFAAGTDKIVYDPDGWTIRSADGSRTAHSEHTIAITEGEPLVLTKRERVTE; from the coding sequence GTGTTGGAACTGAAGACCCCCGGTGAGATCGCGGCAATGGACGTGACCGGCACGTTCATCGCCGAGTTGCTCGACGACCTGACGGGCCGCGCCCGACCCGGCGTGAACCTGCTCGACCTCGAACAACGCGCACGGGACATGATCGAGGAACGCGGCGCGGTCTCGTGCTACTGGGACTACGCACCGTCGTTCGGAAGTGGACCGTTCCGCAATGTCATCTGCCTGTCCGTCAACGACGCAGTGCTGCACGGGCTCCCGCACGACTACGTGCTCCGGGACGGCGACCTGCTCAGCATGGACATCGCCGTCTCGATCGACGGCTGGGTCGCTGATTCGGCGCGCAGCATCATCGTCGGCGCGGAGCGTCCCGAGGACCGACGTCTCGTCGAGGCGACCGAGGTGGCGCTGGCCGCGGGTATCGCCGCCGCGCTCCCCGGCAACCGCCTGGGCGACATCTCCGCGGCGATCGGTGCCGTCGCGGCCGAGTACGGCTATCCCGTCAACACCGAATTCGGTGGTCATGGTCTCGGTCGCACCATGCACGAGGATCCGCATGTGGCGAACGCCGGACGCAAGGGTCGCGGGCTCGTGCTGCGTCCTGGCCTCACGCTCGCCCTCGAACCGTGGTTCGCGGCGGGGACGGACAAGATCGTCTACGACCCCGACGGCTGGACCATCCGCTCCGCCGACGGTTCGCGCACCGCGCACAGCGAACACACGATCGCGATCACCGAGGGTGAACCGCTGGTGCTGACGAAGCGAGAGCGTGTCACCGAATAG
- a CDS encoding FmdB family zinc ribbon protein, with protein sequence MPLYEFRCADCGPFDVSLPMSEVSSSTPCPQCARQARRSLTAPRLGRGGSSAMRLHDATARTASEPDVVSGALPGAPRRPSRPVTTDPRHRSLPRP encoded by the coding sequence ATGCCGCTGTACGAGTTCCGATGCGCCGACTGCGGGCCGTTCGACGTCTCCCTTCCGATGAGCGAGGTCTCCTCGTCGACGCCGTGCCCGCAGTGCGCTCGGCAGGCTCGTCGTTCGCTCACCGCGCCCCGTCTCGGCCGGGGCGGTTCGTCGGCGATGCGCCTGCACGACGCCACGGCACGGACCGCGTCCGAACCCGACGTCGTCTCGGGCGCCCTGCCGGGTGCGCCGAGACGTCCGTCGCGGCCGGTCACCACCGATCCCCGGCACCGATCGTTACCCCGACCCTGA
- the fmdA gene encoding formamidase: MPDVVFPLDSTRRFTDQEKIGHNRWHPDIPPVATLKPGDSFRVHCREWFDGEIHNDDSADDIRNAPLHIVHALSGPFAVEGAKPGDLLIVDILDLGPIPQEDSGPLAGQGWGYTGIFAKTNGGGFLTDQFPDAYKAVWDFSGQKATSRHVPHVSFTGIVHPGLMGTAPSHELLSTWNTREAALIATDPDREPALALPPEPNGAILGSLSGADFDRAAAEAARTAPPRENGGNQDIKNLTKGSRIFYPVFVDGANLSVGDLHFSQGDGEITFCGAIEMGGFIDLRVDLIPGGMETYGVSENAIFMPGNTDPQYSEWLAFSGTSVTLDGEQRYLDSQLAYQRACLHAIDYLTKFGYSPEQAYLLLGAAPIEGRLSGVVDIPNSCATVYLPTAIFDFPVAPTASGPVTIDPGIGAPRSSA, from the coding sequence GTGCCCGACGTCGTGTTCCCCCTCGATTCGACCCGCCGGTTCACCGATCAGGAGAAGATCGGCCACAACCGCTGGCATCCGGACATCCCGCCCGTCGCGACGCTGAAACCGGGGGACTCCTTCCGCGTGCACTGCCGCGAATGGTTCGACGGCGAGATCCACAACGACGACTCCGCCGACGACATCCGCAATGCCCCGCTGCACATCGTGCACGCGTTGTCGGGACCGTTCGCGGTGGAGGGTGCCAAGCCCGGCGACCTGCTGATCGTCGACATCCTCGACCTCGGTCCGATCCCGCAGGAGGACTCGGGTCCGCTCGCCGGGCAGGGTTGGGGGTACACCGGCATCTTTGCGAAGACGAATGGCGGAGGATTCCTCACGGATCAGTTCCCCGACGCCTACAAGGCGGTCTGGGATTTCTCCGGGCAGAAGGCGACGAGCCGCCACGTGCCCCACGTGTCGTTCACCGGCATCGTGCACCCCGGCCTGATGGGGACGGCGCCGTCGCACGAACTGCTGTCGACGTGGAACACCCGGGAAGCGGCGCTGATCGCGACGGATCCCGACCGTGAGCCGGCACTGGCGCTGCCACCCGAGCCGAACGGAGCGATTCTCGGCAGCCTGTCGGGCGCCGATTTCGACCGGGCCGCGGCCGAAGCGGCACGCACCGCTCCACCGCGGGAGAACGGCGGCAACCAGGACATCAAGAACCTCACGAAGGGAAGCCGGATCTTCTATCCGGTCTTCGTCGACGGTGCGAATCTGTCGGTCGGCGACCTGCACTTCTCGCAGGGTGACGGCGAGATCACCTTCTGCGGTGCCATCGAGATGGGCGGGTTCATCGACCTGCGCGTCGACCTGATCCCCGGTGGCATGGAGACCTACGGGGTGAGCGAGAACGCCATCTTCATGCCGGGCAACACCGACCCGCAGTACTCCGAGTGGCTCGCGTTTTCCGGCACGTCCGTGACGCTCGACGGCGAACAGCGGTATCTGGATTCGCAATTGGCGTACCAGCGAGCGTGTCTGCACGCCATCGACTACCTGACGAAATTCGGCTACAGCCCCGAGCAGGCGTATCTCCTACTCGGGGCCGCGCCCATCGAGGGGCGCTTGTCGGGTGTCGTGGACATACCGAATTCGTGTGCCACGGTGTATCTTCCGACGGCGATCTTCGACTTCCCGGTCGCGCCCACCGCATCCGGTCCGGTGACGATCGATCCGGGTATCGGCGCGCCGCGTTCGTCGGCGTGA
- a CDS encoding FBP domain-containing protein yields MDPLTERDIRTSFVNCSKGDAKRLPVPRDLDDRPWDELDFLGWTDPSFPGRGYIVVPRDGELVGVAMRFEQQGSGKTQMCTICLTTHTRGGIALMTANKVGDAGRAGNAVGTYMCIDLQCSLYARGKKKPALGSRYREDLEPEEKAERVRENLGAFVDRLYA; encoded by the coding sequence ATGGACCCGCTCACCGAACGGGACATTCGAACATCCTTCGTCAATTGCTCCAAGGGTGATGCGAAGCGGCTTCCGGTGCCGCGCGATCTCGACGACCGGCCGTGGGACGAACTCGACTTCCTCGGCTGGACCGATCCGTCGTTCCCCGGACGCGGCTACATCGTCGTCCCCCGCGACGGCGAACTCGTGGGTGTCGCCATGCGGTTCGAACAGCAGGGCTCGGGCAAGACGCAGATGTGCACGATCTGCCTCACCACCCACACCCGGGGTGGCATCGCGCTGATGACGGCGAACAAGGTCGGCGATGCGGGTCGAGCGGGCAACGCGGTCGGAACGTACATGTGCATCGACCTGCAGTGCTCGCTGTATGCGCGCGGCAAGAAGAAGCCCGCACTGGGCAGCCGGTACCGCGAGGATCTCGAGCCGGAGGAGAAGGCCGAACGCGTCCGCGAGAATCTCGGGGCGTTCGTCGATCGCCTGTACGCCTGA
- a CDS encoding helix-turn-helix domain-containing protein — translation MEQETSDLDQLIRQRIRSLRLARGWTLDALAARCHISPSNLSRIETGRRRIALDQLVPIARALDTTIDQLVESGEDQDVVIRPQPCDTPGYTTWLLSRERSLGGVTIAKMRITKQEPVPADTLPVHPGHEWFTVLTGTARLQLGERTILIQEGNAAEFSTMTPHAISAHDGPVEILTILDQNGERAHLRNPASH, via the coding sequence ATGGAGCAAGAAACGTCCGATCTGGACCAACTCATCCGCCAGCGCATCCGCAGCCTGCGGCTCGCGCGGGGGTGGACCCTCGACGCTCTCGCAGCCCGGTGCCACATCAGCCCGTCGAACCTGAGCCGCATCGAGACGGGCCGTCGCAGGATCGCACTCGACCAGCTCGTCCCCATCGCGCGGGCACTCGACACCACGATCGACCAGCTCGTCGAATCCGGCGAGGACCAGGACGTGGTGATCAGACCTCAGCCCTGCGACACCCCGGGGTACACGACCTGGCTGTTGTCGCGGGAACGATCACTGGGCGGCGTCACCATCGCCAAGATGCGGATCACGAAGCAGGAGCCGGTGCCGGCCGACACACTCCCCGTGCACCCGGGGCACGAATGGTTCACCGTCCTGACCGGCACTGCCCGGCTCCAACTCGGCGAGCGGACGATCCTCATCCAGGAGGGCAACGCCGCCGAGTTCTCGACGATGACGCCACACGCCATCAGCGCGCACGACGGACCGGTGGAGATCCTCACGATCCTCGATCAGAACGGGGAGCGTGCGCACCTGCGCAACCCCGCATCGCACTGA
- a CDS encoding class I SAM-dependent methyltransferase translates to MHHHAHHAPHDHAHDESMAEVLDLDAAMNRPYFESLLDRVAGQLEREPRTVVDIGAGTGTGTLALARRFPHAQLVALDRSAGMLERIRKTAEHNGFGDRIRTVEVDLDAGLPAVGAIDLAWAALSLHHIEDPDATLRQLAEAMAPGGTVVVTEMESQPRFLPDDIGIGTPGLEARCHEAAASRGWNRWPDWSDTLRRAGFEMVEMRRDELGADVDDTARRYAHAVLNRMRTGLGNAVSDEDLDTLDRLVGDGPDSVLHRADLVVRGSRTVWIAQAIKEENR, encoded by the coding sequence ATGCACCACCACGCCCACCACGCACCGCACGACCACGCTCACGACGAGTCGATGGCCGAGGTGCTCGACCTCGACGCCGCGATGAACCGGCCCTACTTCGAGTCGTTGCTCGACCGGGTCGCCGGACAGCTCGAGCGCGAACCGCGCACCGTCGTCGACATCGGCGCCGGCACAGGAACGGGCACCCTCGCCCTGGCGCGCCGCTTCCCCCACGCGCAGCTCGTCGCTCTCGACCGGTCCGCCGGGATGCTCGAGCGAATCCGGAAGACCGCCGAGCACAACGGGTTCGGTGATCGGATCCGGACCGTCGAGGTCGACCTCGATGCAGGACTTCCGGCCGTCGGCGCGATCGACCTCGCCTGGGCGGCACTGTCCCTACACCACATCGAGGATCCGGATGCGACGCTCCGGCAACTCGCCGAGGCGATGGCACCCGGGGGGACGGTGGTCGTCACCGAGATGGAGTCGCAACCACGATTCCTGCCCGACGACATCGGTATCGGTACGCCGGGACTCGAAGCGAGATGCCACGAGGCCGCGGCGTCCCGAGGGTGGAACAGGTGGCCCGACTGGAGCGACACTCTGCGTCGCGCAGGCTTCGAGATGGTCGAGATGCGCCGCGACGAACTCGGTGCCGACGTCGACGACACCGCACGTCGATACGCCCACGCGGTGCTGAACCGGATGCGGACCGGCCTCGGCAACGCCGTGTCCGACGAGGATCTCGACACGCTCGATCGACTCGTCGGCGACGGTCCCGATTCGGTGCTGCACCGGGCAGATCTGGTGGTGCGTGGGTCTCGAACCGTGTGGATCGCACAGGCAATCAAGGAGGAGAACCGATGA
- a CDS encoding NAD(P)/FAD-dependent oxidoreductase, whose amino-acid sequence MNTQENPTQDGYDVVVIGGGSAGLSAATALARSRRSVLVVDAGEPRNAPAVAAHNVIGHEGIAPTELLALGRKEAAGYGAEILSARAESARRSDTGFEIGLSGGTTVQARRLILATGLVDELPDLPGVRELWGKSVLHCPYCHGWEVRDRRIGVISSGPMSVHQTLLFRQLSDDVTFFTHSAPALEAEARDQLEARDVRIVDGAVAELRADGEEVRAVVLEDGTEIEVDAVVVAPRFVARADLYEQLGGAVTDHPVGTLIETDPTGKTALPGVWAAGNSADLSAVVVVAAGAGVMTGAAVNADLIAEETAAAVEERAARGLTFAE is encoded by the coding sequence ATGAACACCCAGGAGAACCCCACACAGGACGGTTACGACGTCGTCGTGATCGGCGGCGGCTCGGCCGGACTGAGTGCCGCCACCGCGCTGGCACGCTCGCGCCGCTCGGTGCTCGTCGTCGACGCCGGTGAACCGCGCAACGCCCCAGCGGTGGCCGCGCACAACGTGATCGGACACGAAGGCATCGCGCCGACCGAACTTCTGGCTCTCGGCCGGAAGGAGGCCGCCGGATACGGCGCCGAGATCCTGTCCGCACGAGCAGAATCCGCTCGTCGCAGCGACACGGGATTCGAGATCGGTCTCTCCGGCGGCACCACTGTGCAGGCACGTCGGCTCATCCTCGCGACGGGACTGGTCGACGAGCTGCCCGACCTGCCCGGAGTCCGCGAACTGTGGGGCAAGAGTGTCCTGCACTGCCCGTACTGCCACGGCTGGGAGGTTCGGGACCGGCGCATCGGCGTGATCTCCTCGGGGCCGATGAGCGTGCACCAGACCCTGTTGTTCCGTCAGCTCAGCGACGACGTCACCTTCTTCACCCACTCGGCGCCCGCCCTGGAAGCCGAGGCCCGCGACCAGCTCGAGGCACGCGACGTGCGGATCGTCGACGGCGCCGTCGCGGAACTGCGAGCGGACGGCGAGGAGGTCCGTGCCGTGGTGCTCGAGGACGGCACCGAGATCGAGGTCGACGCCGTGGTGGTCGCACCGCGTTTCGTCGCCCGCGCCGATCTGTACGAGCAGCTCGGCGGAGCGGTCACCGACCATCCCGTGGGCACCCTCATCGAGACCGATCCGACGGGGAAGACCGCTCTGCCCGGCGTGTGGGCGGCGGGCAACTCCGCCGACCTCTCCGCGGTGGTCGTGGTCGCTGCAGGCGCCGGCGTGATGACCGGGGCGGCGGTGAACGCCGACCTGATCGCGGAGGAGACGGCTGCGGCGGTGGAGGAACGAGCCGCCCGCGGACTCACTTTCGCCGAATAG
- a CDS encoding benzaldehyde dehydrogenase → MALLDEALWTGKIHLDGWRPGNGGTTKVTNPSTGEQIAEIGLADPEDVYAAARAAAAAQKSWAATAPSERAEILRRAGEKFREHADELIGWGLREAGSIPDKAAMEVFGSATECFEASALPTHPHGEYLPSDNGHWSIARRLPAGVVSVIAPFNFPLLLAMRSVAPALALGNAVLLKPDPRTTVIGGVVVARIFEEAGLPAGVLQVLPGGGDVGAATVDAPEVRVVSFTGSTAAGRHVGKAGAEHLKRTHLELGGNNAMIVLPGADVDLAAGVGAMGSFFHQGQICMTTGRHLVHESVYDDYVRALVAKADALVVGDPAGGPVHLGPIIDERQLANIDTIVQETVAAGGTLAAGGTHEGLFYRPTVLTDLTTEMPAWGQEIFGPVAPVLKFSDADEAVELANASEYGLSVSIVGDVGQAMKIADRIHSGKIHINEMTVADEANAPFGGVGASGTGSRFGGPAANIEAFTETQWVTVRPDIAPYPF, encoded by the coding sequence ATGGCCTTGCTCGACGAAGCCCTGTGGACGGGAAAGATCCATCTCGACGGCTGGCGCCCCGGCAACGGTGGCACCACGAAGGTCACCAACCCCTCGACCGGGGAACAGATCGCCGAGATCGGCCTGGCCGACCCCGAGGACGTCTACGCCGCCGCCCGCGCTGCCGCCGCCGCGCAGAAGTCCTGGGCCGCCACCGCGCCGTCCGAGCGTGCGGAGATCCTCCGTCGCGCCGGTGAGAAGTTCCGCGAACACGCCGACGAACTCATCGGCTGGGGTCTCCGCGAGGCCGGATCAATCCCGGACAAGGCCGCCATGGAGGTGTTCGGTTCCGCCACCGAGTGCTTCGAGGCGTCGGCGCTGCCCACCCATCCGCACGGTGAGTACCTGCCGTCGGACAACGGTCACTGGTCCATCGCGCGCCGACTGCCCGCCGGCGTCGTCTCGGTGATCGCGCCGTTCAACTTCCCGTTGCTGCTCGCGATGCGCTCGGTCGCCCCGGCCCTCGCCCTCGGCAATGCGGTGCTGCTCAAGCCGGATCCGCGTACCACCGTCATCGGTGGTGTCGTCGTGGCCCGGATCTTCGAGGAGGCCGGACTGCCCGCCGGTGTGCTGCAGGTGCTGCCCGGTGGTGGTGACGTCGGCGCCGCGACCGTCGATGCTCCCGAGGTGCGGGTGGTGTCGTTCACCGGATCCACCGCCGCCGGACGCCACGTCGGCAAGGCCGGCGCGGAGCATCTCAAGCGCACCCACCTCGAACTCGGCGGCAACAACGCGATGATCGTGCTCCCCGGCGCCGACGTCGATCTCGCTGCCGGTGTCGGCGCGATGGGATCGTTCTTCCACCAGGGCCAGATCTGCATGACCACCGGCCGGCACCTGGTGCACGAGTCCGTCTACGACGACTACGTGCGCGCCCTCGTCGCGAAGGCGGATGCGCTCGTCGTCGGCGATCCCGCGGGCGGCCCGGTGCACCTGGGCCCGATCATCGACGAGCGTCAGCTGGCGAACATCGACACGATCGTGCAGGAGACCGTGGCCGCAGGCGGCACTCTCGCCGCCGGCGGCACGCACGAGGGGTTGTTCTACCGGCCCACCGTCCTGACCGATCTGACCACCGAGATGCCCGCCTGGGGCCAGGAGATCTTCGGTCCCGTCGCTCCGGTGCTGAAGTTCTCCGACGCCGACGAGGCCGTCGAGCTGGCCAATGCGTCCGAGTACGGCCTGTCGGTGAGCATCGTCGGCGATGTGGGACAGGCGATGAAGATCGCCGACCGGATCCACTCGGGCAAGATCCACATCAACGAGATGACCGTCGCCGACGAGGCCAACGCTCCCTTCGGCGGGGTCGGAGCATCCGGTACCGGTTCCCGCTTCGGCGGTCCGGCCGCGAACATCGAGGCGTTCACCGAGACCCAGTGGGTCACGGTACGTCCCGACATCGCGCCCTACCCGTTCTGA
- a CDS encoding CarD family transcriptional regulator, with protein sequence MQFSTGQIVVHPHHGPATVSAIITRTIKQSPVPYLQLKIHRSDLMVAVPVGKAEEIGLRNVYDPSELAELFAILHAPTEHEEQTWSRRFKSNREKLNVGDLHVTAAVVRDLTRREHLKGLSAGEKGMLKTAHSSVLAELSLGMSLSDEQAEELLESAILSSEPTPEERRLVAAG encoded by the coding sequence ATGCAGTTCTCGACCGGACAGATCGTCGTCCATCCCCATCACGGACCCGCCACGGTGTCCGCGATCATCACCCGGACGATCAAGCAGTCGCCCGTACCGTATCTGCAACTGAAGATTCATCGCTCCGACCTCATGGTCGCCGTGCCGGTGGGGAAGGCCGAGGAGATCGGACTGCGCAACGTCTACGACCCGAGCGAACTCGCAGAACTGTTCGCGATCCTGCACGCTCCCACCGAACACGAAGAACAGACGTGGTCGCGACGATTCAAGAGCAACCGGGAGAAGCTGAACGTCGGTGACCTCCACGTCACCGCCGCCGTGGTTCGCGACCTGACTCGTCGCGAACATCTGAAGGGCCTGTCGGCGGGCGAGAAGGGCATGCTGAAGACTGCACACAGTTCCGTCCTCGCCGAACTCTCCCTCGGCATGTCGCTGTCGGACGAGCAGGCGGAAGAGCTGCTCGAGTCGGCGATCCTGTCGTCCGAACCCACCCCCGAAGAGCGTCGGCTCGTCGCTGCCGGCTGA
- a CDS encoding alpha/beta hydrolase has translation MAEDVTESRPRRPIGPRVVLVLAFVVVVTAAAFVLTPVPGSLVVRKVFERDAREQTEKLAVDAPETDFVADLHYREDDPDAYLDVYTPPGTTEALPTIVWTHGGAWLSGNRTNYAGYYRRLAAAGFTVVSVGYSLAPGHRYPTPVRQLVDAQRYLLEHADELHIDTERIVLAGDSAGAQLSAQIAAAVTDPDYAALLGVDPAFTPENVRGVVLNCGIYDVSAIGGSGGLIGWGVEQAMWAYTGAREFATSDAAGQMSVLNSVTENFPATYISGGNADPLTATQSERLAQRLTGLGVQVDALFYPDDHTPELAHEYQFDLSTPDARAALERTIDFVRKVTT, from the coding sequence TTGGCCGAGGACGTCACCGAGAGCAGGCCTCGTCGCCCGATCGGACCCCGGGTCGTGCTCGTTCTGGCATTCGTCGTGGTGGTCACGGCCGCCGCATTCGTCCTCACCCCCGTGCCGGGGTCACTGGTGGTGCGCAAGGTGTTCGAACGCGACGCGCGGGAGCAGACCGAGAAGCTCGCGGTGGACGCTCCGGAGACGGACTTCGTCGCCGACCTCCACTACCGGGAGGACGACCCGGACGCCTACCTCGACGTGTACACACCGCCAGGGACCACCGAGGCGCTGCCGACGATCGTGTGGACGCACGGCGGCGCATGGTTGTCGGGTAATCGCACCAACTACGCGGGTTACTACAGGCGTCTCGCGGCCGCCGGATTCACTGTGGTGTCGGTCGGCTACTCGCTCGCACCGGGCCATCGCTATCCGACCCCGGTGCGGCAACTCGTCGATGCACAGCGCTACCTGCTCGAGCACGCCGACGAACTGCACATCGACACCGAGCGGATCGTGCTCGCCGGTGACTCGGCCGGGGCGCAACTGTCCGCGCAGATCGCCGCGGCGGTCACCGACCCCGACTACGCCGCGCTCCTCGGTGTCGACCCGGCGTTCACACCGGAGAACGTGCGCGGTGTCGTGCTCAACTGCGGCATCTACGACGTGTCCGCGATCGGTGGGAGCGGCGGGCTGATCGGATGGGGCGTCGAGCAGGCGATGTGGGCCTACACCGGCGCCCGGGAATTCGCCACTTCGGATGCGGCGGGCCAGATGTCGGTGTTGAACTCGGTCACCGAGAACTTCCCGGCCACCTACATTTCCGGTGGCAACGCCGATCCGCTCACCGCCACCCAGTCCGAGAGGCTCGCGCAGCGACTCACCGGACTGGGTGTGCAGGTGGATGCGTTGTTCTATCCGGACGATCACACACCGGAACTGGCACACGAGTACCAGTTCGATCTGTCCACGCCGGATGCGCGTGCCGCGCTCGAGCGGACGATCGATTTCGTCCGCAAGGTCACGACGTAG
- a CDS encoding type 1 glutamine amidotransferase domain-containing protein: MTRILFVVSSADHWTLQDGTRHPTGFWAEELVEPYTVFDEAGYDITVATPGGRTPVVDQASLEPDAAGGEDRVAELKSTLEKLQPVLSGAAVLEDQRAEDFDLLFVPGGHGPMEDLAVDERFGELVRHFVEADKVVAMVCHAPAALLPAHESGGRWLFEGYSLTAFTNVEEVQAGLADKAPWLLQDRLQEAGAVFSSADAWEPHVVVDRVLYTGQNPASSRPLAERVVAEIPARATS; the protein is encoded by the coding sequence ATGACCCGCATCCTGTTCGTCGTCAGCTCCGCCGATCATTGGACGTTGCAGGACGGCACCCGCCATCCCACGGGCTTCTGGGCGGAGGAACTCGTCGAGCCGTACACCGTCTTCGACGAGGCCGGTTACGACATCACCGTTGCCACTCCGGGCGGCCGCACGCCCGTCGTGGACCAGGCCAGCCTCGAACCCGACGCCGCAGGCGGTGAGGACCGCGTGGCCGAGTTGAAGTCGACGCTCGAGAAGTTGCAGCCGGTGCTCTCCGGTGCGGCGGTGCTCGAGGACCAGCGGGCCGAGGACTTCGACCTGCTGTTCGTGCCCGGTGGTCACGGCCCGATGGAGGATCTCGCCGTCGACGAGCGGTTCGGTGAACTCGTGCGGCACTTCGTCGAGGCCGACAAGGTGGTCGCGATGGTGTGCCACGCCCCGGCGGCCCTGCTCCCCGCCCACGAGTCCGGCGGCCGCTGGCTGTTCGAGGGTTACAGCCTGACGGCGTTCACGAACGTCGAGGAGGTCCAGGCGGGACTGGCCGACAAGGCACCCTGGTTGCTGCAGGACCGTCTCCAGGAGGCGGGCGCGGTCTTCTCGTCCGCGGACGCCTGGGAGCCGCACGTGGTGGTCGACCGCGTCCTGTACACGGGCCAGAACCCGGCCTCCTCGCGGCCGCTCGCCGAACGTGTCGTCGCCGAGATCCCCGCGCGCGCTACGTCGTGA
- a CDS encoding ferritin-like domain-containing protein: MTENRTPALLTQLRTLHELTHAETQVAETRVAQARTEAVRKELTENAENCRIRAVAIEEAIRDLGGLPDVVGPFIGRAAIMVKTLTEQAQPFDEALLSDLALEHQLLDRARYVKALATAGGHKSIVSLADRLITAHTATVEWLTTVIAEEALGGPAALRRTPLQAAAGAAVRLVNTPVTWSARSIDRAIDVARSTRPRIESLLSRGAHAGDVAAKTIGASRDAALETAERVSRREGADGTADALHRARSASGVLTEEELPIRNYDDLTVPKAVAAVKELTEPADIRAIVAYEEAHKARHGVISAAQTRLAAIAQEVVGV, translated from the coding sequence ATGACCGAGAATCGAACTCCCGCGTTGCTCACCCAGTTGCGCACTCTCCACGAACTGACCCATGCAGAGACCCAGGTCGCCGAAACGCGTGTCGCGCAGGCCCGAACCGAAGCGGTACGCAAGGAGCTGACCGAGAACGCCGAGAACTGCCGCATCCGTGCGGTGGCGATCGAAGAGGCGATCCGCGATCTGGGCGGACTTCCCGATGTGGTCGGGCCGTTCATCGGCCGCGCCGCCATCATGGTGAAGACCCTCACCGAGCAGGCGCAGCCGTTCGACGAAGCACTGCTGTCCGACCTCGCCCTCGAACATCAGCTCCTCGACCGTGCCCGCTATGTGAAGGCACTGGCCACCGCGGGCGGACACAAGTCGATCGTGTCGCTGGCGGACCGTCTGATCACAGCTCACACGGCGACGGTCGAGTGGCTCACCACCGTCATCGCGGAGGAGGCGCTCGGCGGTCCTGCCGCTCTGCGTCGCACTCCCCTGCAGGCCGCGGCCGGCGCAGCGGTGCGTCTGGTCAACACGCCGGTCACCTGGTCGGCGCGCAGCATCGATCGAGCGATCGACGTCGCCCGCTCGACGCGTCCCCGCATCGAGTCGCTGCTCTCGCGCGGCGCGCACGCCGGTGACGTCGCAGCCAAGACTATCGGTGCCTCGCGCGATGCGGCTCTCGAGACGGCCGAACGCGTGAGCCGTCGAGAAGGTGCCGACGGCACCGCCGACGCTCTGCACAGGGCACGCAGCGCCTCGGGTGTCCTCACCGAGGAGGAGCTGCCGATCCGGAACTACGACGATCTCACCGTCCCGAAGGCCGTGGCGGCGGTCAAGGAACTGACCGAACCTGCGGACATCCGGGCGATCGTCGCCTACGAGGAAGCGCACAAGGCACGACACGGCGTGATCTCCGCGGCCCAGACCCGTCTGGCCGCCATCGCGCAGGAGGTGGTCGGCGTCTGA